In one Serinus canaria isolate serCan28SL12 chromosome 2, serCan2020, whole genome shotgun sequence genomic region, the following are encoded:
- the LOC103815260 gene encoding leukocyte elastase inhibitor A-like isoform X2 has protein sequence MCSLSAANAKFCLDFFRELNKRKRNENIFFSPLSLSAAFGMVVLGARGSTLEQIEKVFHFREVLSSTRQENRYPSEQCEEDEGVHSQFQALLAEVSEPGPGCCLTIANRLFGEITYPFFQQYLDSTKKFYRAELEPVNFKYTEEEVRDKINFWVENETKGKIKELFAAGLIDPSTVLVLVNAIYFKGKWAVEFKKEDTKEAYFHLNKNERRKVQMMFQEGYFNMAIIEELKTKVIELQYFNNELSMFILLPEDDCEDFTGLEQLECALTYEKLAEWTSSAMMQPLRVKVYLPQFKMEESYVLNNTLQEMGVMNVFDWGKADLSGISMKGGLVVSKAIQKTIVEVNEEGTEAGCSMGLLAMPLCCPVTCEFRADRPFLFFIRHNQTNTILFFGRFSSP, from the exons ATGTGCTCTCTCAGTGCAGCCAATGCCAAGTTCTGTCTTGACTTTTTCAGAGagctgaacaaaagaaaaagaaatgaaaacatctttttctccCCACTAAGTCTGTCAGCTGCCTTTGGAATGGTTGTCCTTGGAGCCAGGGGCAGCACACTCGAGCAGATTGAGAAG GTCTTTCATTTCAGAGAAGTTTTGAGCAGTACGAGACAGGAAAACAGATACCCTTCTGAGCAG TGTGAAGAAGATGAAGGAGTCCATTCCCAGTTCCAGGCTCTGTTGGCTGAAGTCAGTGAACCTGGACCAGGCTGTTGTCTCACCATTGCCAACAGGCTCTTTGGAGAAATTACTTATCCATTCTTCCAG CAATACTTGGATTCCACAAAGAAATTCTATCGAGCAGAACTGGAACcagtaaattttaaatacacTGAAGAAGAAGTCAGAGACAAAATTAACTTCTGGGTTGAAAACGAAACAAAAG gtaaaatcAAAGAGCTATTTGCTGCTGGTTTGATTGATCCCTCTACTGTACTTGTCCTGGTCAATGctatatattttaaaggaaagtgGGCAGTAGAATTTAAGAAAGAAGACACTAAGGAAGCATATTTCCACCTGAACAAG AATGAGAGAAGGAAAGTGCAGATGATGTTTCAAGAAGGATATTTTAACATGGCCATCATAGaggaactgaaaacaaaagtcaTAGAGCTCCAATACTTCAATAATGAACTAAGCATGTTCATTCTTCTTCCTGAAGATGACTGTGAGGACTTTACTGGCCTAGAACAG CTTGAATGTGCCCTGACCTATGAAAAACTGGCAGAATGGACCAGCTCGGCTATGATGCAACCACTGAGAGTGAAGGTGTACCTGCCCCAGTTCAAGATGGAGGAAAGTTATGTTCTCAACAACACCCTCCAGGAGATGGGAGTAATGAATGTTTTTGACTGGGGAAAAGCTGATTTATCAGGAATCTCTATGAAAGGTGGCTTGGTTGTGTCCAAGGCCATCCAGAAGACAATCGTGGAAGTCAATGAAGAGGGCACTGAGGCAGGTTGTTCCATGGGGCTTCTTGCAATGCCTCTGTGCTGCCCAGTAACTTGTGAGTTCAGAGCTGACCGTCCATTCCTCTTCTTCATCAGACACAACCAAACCAACACCATTCTCTTCTTTGGAAGATTTTCCTCTCCTTAA
- the LOC103819081 gene encoding ovalbumin-like isoform X1, producing MGSISAANAEFCFDVFKEVKLHHPNDNIFYCPLSMIAALAMVYLGARNNTEYQMEKVLHFDKIAGLGSIQTKVQKPKCGKSVNIHLLFKEILSDITAPEANYSLHIANRLYAEKTSQILPIYLKCVKKLYRSGLEMVNFKTASNQARQRINSWVKNQTNGQIQDFLEPSSVNPQTALVLVNAIYFKGKWKTPFKEEHTEEVPFNVTEQESRPVQMMYQNNTFRVGRVAEDKIKVLELPYTSGELSLLVLLPDDVSGLAQLENKISYDKLLEWTSSQVMEKRRVKVYLPRMKIEEKYNLTSVLTSLGMTDLFSPSANLSGISSAESLRVSEAIHEAYMEVTEEGTEEGAGSADDTEDIQHSSEFEEFRADHPFLFLIKHNPSNLILFFGRYFSP from the exons ATGGGCTCCATCAGTGCAgcaaatgcagaattttgttTTGATGTATTCAAAGAGGTGAAACTTCACCACCCCAATGACAACATCTTTTACTGCCCCTTGAGCATGATTGCAGCCTTGGCCATGGTCTATCTGGGAGCAAGAAATAACACTGAGTATCAGATGGAGAAG GTTCTTCACTTTGACAAAATTGCAGGACTTGGAAGTATCCAGACCAAGGTACAGAAACCTAAG TGTGGCAAGTCTGTGAATATCCACCTACTGTTTAAAGAAATCCTCTCTGATATCACTGCACCAGAAGCCAATTATTCACTGCACATTGCTAACAGACTCTATGCTGAAAAGACAAGTCAGATCCTACCG ATCTACTTAAAATGTGTGAAGAAGCTGTACAGATCTGGTCTAGAAATGGTCAACTTCAAAACTGCATCAAATCAAGCCAGACAGCGCATTAACTCCTGGGTGAAAAATCAGACAAATG GACAGATCCAGGATTTCCTTGAGCCAAGCTCTGTTAATCCTCAGACTGCACTGGTCCTTGTGAATGCCATTTACTTCAAAGGGAAATGGAAGACTCCATTTAAAGAAGAACACACTGAGGAAGTGCCCTTCAATGTGACAGAG CAAGAGAGCAGACCTGTGCAAATGATGTATCAGAACAACACCTTCAGAGTGGGAAGAGTGGCTGAAGATAAAATTAAGGTTCTGGAGCTTCCGTACACCAGTGGAGAGCTGAGCctgttggtgctgctgcctgatgACGTCTCTGGCCTGGCACAG CTTGAGAACAAAATCAGCTATGATAAACTCCTGGAATGGACCAGTTCCCAGGTGATGGAAAAGAGGAGAGTAAAAGTGTACCTCCCACGCATGAAGATTGAGGAGAAATATAACCTCACATCTGTCCTGACATCCTTGGGTATGACTGACCTGTTCAGCCCCTCAGCCAACCTCTCTGGAATCTCTTCAGCAGAGAGCCTGAGGGTATCTGAGGCCATCCACGAGGCATACATGGAAGTCACTGAAGAGGGCACTGAGGAGGGCGCTGGCTCAGCAGATGACACAGAAGACATTCAACATTCCTCTGAGTTTGAAGAGTTTAGGGCTGACCACCCATTCCTTTTCTTGATCAAACACAATCCAAGCAACCTGATCCTCTTCTTTGGTAGATATTTTTCTCCCTAA
- the LOC103815260 gene encoding leukocyte elastase inhibitor A-like isoform X1 — protein sequence MCSLSAANAKFCLDFFRELNKRKRNENIFFSPLSLSAAFGMVVLGARGSTLEQIEKVFHFREVLSSTRQENRYPSEQVQLCIGKPKPTTKPLFSCLKCEEDEGVHSQFQALLAEVSEPGPGCCLTIANRLFGEITYPFFQQYLDSTKKFYRAELEPVNFKYTEEEVRDKINFWVENETKGKIKELFAAGLIDPSTVLVLVNAIYFKGKWAVEFKKEDTKEAYFHLNKNERRKVQMMFQEGYFNMAIIEELKTKVIELQYFNNELSMFILLPEDDCEDFTGLEQLECALTYEKLAEWTSSAMMQPLRVKVYLPQFKMEESYVLNNTLQEMGVMNVFDWGKADLSGISMKGGLVVSKAIQKTIVEVNEEGTEAGCSMGLLAMPLCCPVTCEFRADRPFLFFIRHNQTNTILFFGRFSSP from the exons ATGTGCTCTCTCAGTGCAGCCAATGCCAAGTTCTGTCTTGACTTTTTCAGAGagctgaacaaaagaaaaagaaatgaaaacatctttttctccCCACTAAGTCTGTCAGCTGCCTTTGGAATGGTTGTCCTTGGAGCCAGGGGCAGCACACTCGAGCAGATTGAGAAG GTCTTTCATTTCAGAGAAGTTTTGAGCAGTACGAGACAGGAAAACAGATACCCTTCTGAGCAG GTCCAACTTTGCATAGGAAAGCCCAAGCCTACCACGAAacctctgttttcctgtttgaagTGTGAAGAAGATGAAGGAGTCCATTCCCAGTTCCAGGCTCTGTTGGCTGAAGTCAGTGAACCTGGACCAGGCTGTTGTCTCACCATTGCCAACAGGCTCTTTGGAGAAATTACTTATCCATTCTTCCAG CAATACTTGGATTCCACAAAGAAATTCTATCGAGCAGAACTGGAACcagtaaattttaaatacacTGAAGAAGAAGTCAGAGACAAAATTAACTTCTGGGTTGAAAACGAAACAAAAG gtaaaatcAAAGAGCTATTTGCTGCTGGTTTGATTGATCCCTCTACTGTACTTGTCCTGGTCAATGctatatattttaaaggaaagtgGGCAGTAGAATTTAAGAAAGAAGACACTAAGGAAGCATATTTCCACCTGAACAAG AATGAGAGAAGGAAAGTGCAGATGATGTTTCAAGAAGGATATTTTAACATGGCCATCATAGaggaactgaaaacaaaagtcaTAGAGCTCCAATACTTCAATAATGAACTAAGCATGTTCATTCTTCTTCCTGAAGATGACTGTGAGGACTTTACTGGCCTAGAACAG CTTGAATGTGCCCTGACCTATGAAAAACTGGCAGAATGGACCAGCTCGGCTATGATGCAACCACTGAGAGTGAAGGTGTACCTGCCCCAGTTCAAGATGGAGGAAAGTTATGTTCTCAACAACACCCTCCAGGAGATGGGAGTAATGAATGTTTTTGACTGGGGAAAAGCTGATTTATCAGGAATCTCTATGAAAGGTGGCTTGGTTGTGTCCAAGGCCATCCAGAAGACAATCGTGGAAGTCAATGAAGAGGGCACTGAGGCAGGTTGTTCCATGGGGCTTCTTGCAATGCCTCTGTGCTGCCCAGTAACTTGTGAGTTCAGAGCTGACCGTCCATTCCTCTTCTTCATCAGACACAACCAAACCAACACCATTCTCTTCTTTGGAAGATTTTCCTCTCCTTAA
- the LOC103819081 gene encoding ovalbumin-like isoform X2, whose translation MGSISAANAEFCFDVFKEVKLHHPNDNIFYCPLSMIAALAMVYLGARNNTEYQMEKVLHFDKIAGLGSIQTKCGKSVNIHLLFKEILSDITAPEANYSLHIANRLYAEKTSQILPIYLKCVKKLYRSGLEMVNFKTASNQARQRINSWVKNQTNGQIQDFLEPSSVNPQTALVLVNAIYFKGKWKTPFKEEHTEEVPFNVTEQESRPVQMMYQNNTFRVGRVAEDKIKVLELPYTSGELSLLVLLPDDVSGLAQLENKISYDKLLEWTSSQVMEKRRVKVYLPRMKIEEKYNLTSVLTSLGMTDLFSPSANLSGISSAESLRVSEAIHEAYMEVTEEGTEEGAGSADDTEDIQHSSEFEEFRADHPFLFLIKHNPSNLILFFGRYFSP comes from the exons ATGGGCTCCATCAGTGCAgcaaatgcagaattttgttTTGATGTATTCAAAGAGGTGAAACTTCACCACCCCAATGACAACATCTTTTACTGCCCCTTGAGCATGATTGCAGCCTTGGCCATGGTCTATCTGGGAGCAAGAAATAACACTGAGTATCAGATGGAGAAG GTTCTTCACTTTGACAAAATTGCAGGACTTGGAAGTATCCAGACCAAG TGTGGCAAGTCTGTGAATATCCACCTACTGTTTAAAGAAATCCTCTCTGATATCACTGCACCAGAAGCCAATTATTCACTGCACATTGCTAACAGACTCTATGCTGAAAAGACAAGTCAGATCCTACCG ATCTACTTAAAATGTGTGAAGAAGCTGTACAGATCTGGTCTAGAAATGGTCAACTTCAAAACTGCATCAAATCAAGCCAGACAGCGCATTAACTCCTGGGTGAAAAATCAGACAAATG GACAGATCCAGGATTTCCTTGAGCCAAGCTCTGTTAATCCTCAGACTGCACTGGTCCTTGTGAATGCCATTTACTTCAAAGGGAAATGGAAGACTCCATTTAAAGAAGAACACACTGAGGAAGTGCCCTTCAATGTGACAGAG CAAGAGAGCAGACCTGTGCAAATGATGTATCAGAACAACACCTTCAGAGTGGGAAGAGTGGCTGAAGATAAAATTAAGGTTCTGGAGCTTCCGTACACCAGTGGAGAGCTGAGCctgttggtgctgctgcctgatgACGTCTCTGGCCTGGCACAG CTTGAGAACAAAATCAGCTATGATAAACTCCTGGAATGGACCAGTTCCCAGGTGATGGAAAAGAGGAGAGTAAAAGTGTACCTCCCACGCATGAAGATTGAGGAGAAATATAACCTCACATCTGTCCTGACATCCTTGGGTATGACTGACCTGTTCAGCCCCTCAGCCAACCTCTCTGGAATCTCTTCAGCAGAGAGCCTGAGGGTATCTGAGGCCATCCACGAGGCATACATGGAAGTCACTGAAGAGGGCACTGAGGAGGGCGCTGGCTCAGCAGATGACACAGAAGACATTCAACATTCCTCTGAGTTTGAAGAGTTTAGGGCTGACCACCCATTCCTTTTCTTGATCAAACACAATCCAAGCAACCTGATCCTCTTCTTTGGTAGATATTTTTCTCCCTAA